One stretch of Gemmatimonadota bacterium DNA includes these proteins:
- a CDS encoding riboflavin-specific deaminase, producing MSNYSQIELESFMTAALVEGRKALPECLPNPPVGCVLVREGKIIARGYTNPPGQFHAEAMALAQVAGSLEDVTAFVTLEPCSFYGRTPSCAQALVQRKIRDVFVALIDPHPKNRGRGIQILKDADIPVQVGLLEEEAEKDLGHYLFKC from the coding sequence ATGTCCAATTATTCACAAATTGAATTGGAAAGTTTTATGACCGCTGCACTCGTTGAGGGGAGAAAAGCGCTTCCCGAGTGTTTGCCCAATCCACCGGTTGGATGTGTGCTGGTGCGAGAAGGCAAAATTATTGCCCGGGGATATACCAATCCGCCGGGACAATTTCACGCAGAGGCGATGGCACTGGCGCAAGTGGCGGGTTCACTGGAAGATGTTACGGCATTCGTCACTCTGGAGCCGTGTTCTTTTTATGGGCGCACACCTTCTTGTGCGCAAGCACTTGTTCAAAGAAAAATCCGAGATGTCTTTGTCGCGCTCATCGATCCGCATCCCAAAAATCGCGGGCGCGGTATTCAAATTCTCAAAGATGCGGATATTCCCGTGCAGGTCGGTCTGTTAGAGGAAGAGGCTGAGAAAGACCTGGGTCATTATCTTTTCAAATGTTAA
- a CDS encoding alpha/beta fold hydrolase → MLIIPTGDTMNNWMDIYEERNYGGMPYRLLRPIDIADHPDKAYPLIFSLHGAGGKGTDNIKNLRHWNESPLAEETHRRKYPCFVLAPQTPMRWLMPNSMPEVTQEYIDSLSGIWQARVKRLLDRGDDLSVGDLGRAFDLLDTICDEFPIDQDRIYVLGHSMGGFGTWNAICAQPNRFAAAMPSAGGCEPWNDISRIAEVPIWTFHGDADAVVPVDLTQDAFRQLNALNANTKYTELKDVGHNASAYGFAYTGDDPQRGFITHFASDQCDKTENVWDWLFAQKRG, encoded by the coding sequence ATGTTAATCATTCCCACAGGAGACACTATGAACAACTGGATGGATATTTACGAAGAACGAAACTACGGGGGTATGCCCTATCGCTTGCTCAGACCCATTGATATCGCAGACCATCCCGATAAAGCGTATCCTCTCATTTTCAGCTTGCACGGTGCGGGAGGTAAAGGTACGGATAATATCAAAAATCTGCGTCACTGGAACGAATCGCCACTGGCTGAAGAAACACATCGCCGCAAATATCCCTGCTTCGTACTTGCTCCTCAAACGCCTATGCGGTGGCTGATGCCCAATTCTATGCCCGAGGTCACACAGGAATATATCGACTCGCTCTCGGGTATCTGGCAGGCGCGCGTTAAGCGGTTGCTGGATCGGGGTGATGATCTCTCAGTGGGTGATTTGGGTAGAGCCTTTGATCTGTTGGATACGATATGCGATGAATTTCCCATTGATCAGGACCGCATCTATGTGCTGGGGCATTCAATGGGTGGTTTTGGTACCTGGAACGCTATCTGCGCACAACCCAACCGCTTCGCCGCCGCGATGCCTTCTGCTGGCGGGTGCGAACCGTGGAATGACATCAGCCGCATTGCAGAAGTTCCCATCTGGACATTTCACGGCGATGCCGATGCAGTCGTGCCCGTTGATTTGACCCAGGATGCTTTTCGTCAGTTGAACGCGCTGAATGCCAATACCAAATATACGGAATTAAAAGACGTGGGACACAATGCGAGTGCCTACGGTTTTGCGTACACAGGCGATGACCCGCAACGCGGATTTATCACGCACTTTGCCAGCGATCAGTGCGACAAAACCGAGAATGTATGGGACTGGTTATTTGCACAAAAGCGCGGGTGA
- a CDS encoding glucose-1-phosphate adenylyltransferase — protein sequence MESVIGIILGGGAGSRLYPLTKYRSKPAVPIGGKYRLIDIPISNCLHSGLTRIYALTQFNSASLNRHIAQTYRFDAFSNGFVEILAAEQTEDRLDWYQGTADAVRQQLRHFMSYQIDQYLILSGDHLYRMNYRDFIAEHREKGADLTIAVKPVTREIAPDLGILKVDDTGRIIDFVEKPQTDAELDDLKLDPAPGSNPDEAYMASMGIYVFEKEKLRTLLAESSGDDFGKHIIPTAIHSHNVYAHRFEGYWEDIGTIRAFYEANLALTTPAPLFTFYQPGAPIYTRPRYLAATKLDGCHLKQCKIGDGSDIQDAEIEHAVIGIRSIVGPRVKLTNTVMMGADFYETPEDKKRNKQKGIPNVGIGPGCVIDNAIIDKNARIGENVTIQNAKNIREAERDAYAIRDGIVVITKDAIIPSGTVI from the coding sequence GTGGAATCCGTTATCGGCATCATCTTAGGCGGTGGCGCGGGGTCGCGCCTCTATCCACTGACCAAATACCGCTCCAAACCCGCCGTCCCTATCGGCGGCAAATATCGCCTCATCGACATACCCATCAGCAACTGCCTGCACTCGGGCCTCACACGCATCTACGCCCTCACCCAATTCAACTCCGCCTCTCTCAACCGCCACATCGCCCAAACCTATCGCTTCGACGCCTTTTCAAACGGCTTTGTCGAAATCCTCGCCGCCGAACAAACCGAAGACCGCCTCGACTGGTATCAAGGCACAGCCGACGCGGTTCGTCAGCAACTCCGCCACTTCATGTCCTACCAGATAGATCAATATCTCATCCTCTCTGGCGACCACCTCTACCGCATGAACTACCGGGACTTCATCGCCGAACACCGGGAAAAAGGCGCAGATCTCACCATCGCCGTCAAACCCGTCACCCGAGAAATCGCGCCCGACCTCGGCATCCTCAAAGTAGATGACACCGGACGCATCATCGACTTCGTAGAAAAACCGCAAACCGACGCCGAACTGGACGACCTCAAACTCGATCCTGCACCCGGCAGCAACCCCGACGAAGCGTACATGGCCTCCATGGGCATCTACGTCTTTGAAAAAGAAAAACTGAGAACACTCCTCGCGGAAAGCAGCGGCGACGACTTTGGCAAACACATCATCCCCACCGCCATTCACAGCCACAACGTCTATGCCCACCGATTCGAAGGATACTGGGAAGACATCGGCACCATCCGCGCCTTCTACGAAGCCAACCTCGCACTCACAACCCCGGCGCCCCTCTTCACCTTTTATCAACCCGGCGCCCCCATCTACACCCGCCCGCGCTACCTCGCCGCGACCAAACTGGATGGATGCCACCTCAAACAATGCAAAATCGGCGACGGCTCCGACATACAAGACGCAGAAATAGAACACGCCGTCATCGGCATCCGCAGCATCGTTGGTCCCCGCGTCAAACTCACCAACACCGTCATGATGGGCGCCGACTTTTACGAAACCCCCGAAGACAAAAAACGCAACAAACAAAAAGGCATCCCAAACGTAGGCATCGGTCCAGGATGCGTAATCGACAATGCAATCATCGACAAAAACGCGCGCATAGGGGAAAACGTCACCATCCAAAACGCAAAAAACATCCGCGAAGCAGAACGCGACGCCTACGCCATCCGCGACGGCATCGTCGTCATCACCAAAGACGCCATCATTCCTTCAGGTACTGTGATTTAA
- a CDS encoding sugar phosphate isomerase/epimerase, whose product MTMDLELGIAGWVLSGEILREESLTLLEFPEVCAAHGVGTVELCSRFFASQDARYLNELRNRLADNGLSVRNIAVDMGNIAGADEAVRRTDLEALKQWFYTASAVGSEAIRINTGHADDNGAMSRVIAGYRELVAVGEQAGVKLLVENHGGVSSSSENLQRILDGVDSAWFGTCPDTANFPDGDWEAGMRVLAPRAFSCHVKVFNYSDDGVQAWERDGKAMGYDLKTCLEILNAADYAGPLCVEKGASDTTEASIRDTLSYLKDLQATV is encoded by the coding sequence ATGACTATGGATCTCGAACTCGGTATTGCCGGATGGGTGCTCAGTGGTGAAATTTTGCGGGAGGAGTCGCTGACTTTGCTGGAGTTTCCCGAAGTGTGTGCCGCGCATGGCGTGGGGACGGTGGAGTTGTGTTCGCGGTTTTTTGCGTCTCAGGATGCGAGGTATTTGAATGAGCTTCGGAATCGGTTGGCGGACAATGGACTTTCGGTGCGCAATATTGCGGTGGATATGGGCAATATTGCAGGTGCTGATGAGGCTGTGCGGCGCACGGATCTGGAGGCGTTGAAGCAGTGGTTTTACACGGCGTCGGCTGTGGGTTCCGAGGCGATACGGATTAATACGGGGCACGCGGATGACAATGGGGCGATGAGCCGGGTGATTGCGGGATATCGGGAGCTGGTGGCTGTGGGCGAGCAGGCGGGTGTGAAGCTGCTGGTGGAGAATCACGGGGGTGTGTCGTCTTCGTCTGAGAATTTGCAGCGGATTCTGGATGGGGTGGATTCCGCTTGGTTTGGCACGTGTCCAGATACGGCGAATTTTCCCGATGGCGACTGGGAGGCGGGGATGCGCGTGCTGGCTCCGCGTGCGTTTTCATGCCATGTGAAGGTGTTTAATTACAGCGATGACGGGGTGCAGGCGTGGGAGCGAGATGGCAAAGCTATGGGGTATGATTTGAAGACGTGTTTGGAAATTCTGAATGCGGCAGATTATGCCGGTCCGCTGTGTGTGGAGAAGGGCGCGTCGGATACGACAGAGGCGAGTATCCGCGATACACTGAGTTATTTGAAGGATTTGCAGGCGACGGTCTAA